Proteins from one Nicotiana tabacum cultivar K326 chromosome 23, ASM71507v2, whole genome shotgun sequence genomic window:
- the LOC107798589 gene encoding NDR1/HIN1-like protein 12, translating to MPKPVLGPERRTNPLIWCAAIICTILTVAVIITGMVVFIGYMVIRPKVPQMSVASANLDRFSYDMASVLTLRVSIIIKAENDNSRAHASFYETSYTLSFHGVKVAYLNADPFDVPANSSKYLYYPVESSSIPLTPEEGEVAELFLRRNQVVFDIRGNTRTRWRVGLLGSVKFWLHLNCQLKFPLNGTTIYPRCSSKSK from the coding sequence ATGCCAAAGCCAGTTCTAGGACCAGAACGACGCACCAATCCATTAATTTGGTGTGCAGCCATAATCTGCACTATCTTAACCGTAGCCGTAATCATCACTGGTATGGTCGTCTTCATTGGCTACATGGTCATTCGACCAAAAGTCCCTCAAATGAGTGTAGCAAGTGCCAATTTAGACAGATTTTCCTATGACATGGCCAGTGTTCTCACTCTCAGAGTCTCAATTATTATCAAAGCTGAGAATGACAATTCAAGAGCCCATGCAAGTTTCTATGAGACGAGTTACACACTTAGCTTCCATGGTGTTAAAGTGGCTTATTTAAATGCTGACCCTTTTGATGTCCCTGCAAACAGCTCCAAGTATTTGTATTATCCTGTTGAATCATCGTCGATTCCATTGACGCCAGAAGAAGGAGAGGTTGCTGAGCTTTTCTTAAGGCGGAATCAAGTGGTTTTTGATATAAGAGGGAATACAAGAACAAGGTGGAGAGTAGGGTTGCTTGGTTCTGTGAAGTTCTGGCTGCATCTTAATTGTCAGCTCAAGTTTCCGTTAAATGGAACGACAATTTACCCGAGATGCAGCTCAAAGTCCAAATGA